A segment of the Candidatus Nitrososphaera gargensis Ga9.2 genome:
TGCGATCGCGCTTGGTGTCCTTGCCGGCGTGTTCTTTCTTGCGCCGGACGCCATCCCTGACGTCACCGTGCGCTACTTTGCCGCCCTTGGCAGCGCGTTTGCAGTGCTCTCTAGCTTTGCGATGTACCACCATTACAAGATAATGGGCAAGAGCTCGACTTCGATAGTTGCCAAAAATGCTCCACATTTTTACAGCCCGCTGACAGTCAACGACAATACCATTACATCGCGCTTTGGAGTGCAGCTGTGGGAGTGCCTGCCGTATTTCATGTATGGCACATTCTACTTTATCTTGCTTTTTGCCGACAGAGCAATATCGTGGTTCTTCAACCCTGTATCAGTCACCGCCGCAAACGGGACAATTCTGCCGCTGTCCTTCAACTCTATCTACCACATCGGGGCAGACCTCGCGCTTCTCGTGATACTTCCAGTCGCAATAATGCAGTATGTCATAACGTCGCCTATCTATGCGCTCGTGCACAACCGCGCAATAGTGCTAAAGGTATCGGAGAACAAAAAGATCGATTGGTTCCTGCAATACAGCTACCACAAGCTGATGGCTGCGTCAATCGCGGTGTCTGTTGCCGGCGCGCTGATACTGAATTTGGTGGCTCCTGCGATAATAATTGGATACCTTGGGGGCTCTGAAGTCAGCATGCGCATACTGACCTTTGCTTCGGCTGGCGCAGTCTTTCTTTCAGTATTCGCTGCAAATGGAGTCTTTATGATATTCCTTGGCAAGGTAAAGGCACTGGCGCAAGTGTCGCTTGCAGCAGCGTTTATCGTCATTGTGGGGGGCACGTTCCTTGCGCAGTATGGTGGCTTTGAAAATATAGTGATCGCGTACTTGGCCGCCACAGTGTTTGCTGGCATGGCATCGACTGTTGCAATGAGAGTGGCGATCAGAAAGGCAGCCAGCTTACTTTTTGCGCGCTACATCTGATCGCTATATTTCTAGAAATAGTCTGGCACAAACGAGCCTTTTTCTACTCTTCTGCCATGCAATGCTTTTTCGTACACCAAGTACGGCACATACACCTCGTTCCAGTACCTCATGCATACGAGCCGCTCATAGCTGTTGATCTTGACTTCTTGGCCCAACACGGTGTTGCGGAATACGATGTCCGGTTCGTTGACGCCGGCGGCCGCGCGCATGGGGCATGTGGCTGAAAAGCGCGGGTTTATTTCAAACACCACCGGCGCCTCGCCTTCAAGCTTTGCCTGCACATTGATCGGGCCGGAAGCGCCGAGCTTTAGCGCAACGTCTTCTGCGGACCTGCACACACTGTGGTAATGGTCTATAAAGGCTTTGTAGGTCTGACCATGCTTGATCATCTTGCGAATCGATATTGATGACATGGCATATGTGGAGTTCCTGTCGATCGTGACCCCTGTAGTGAATTCATCGCCAGCCAGGTACTTTTGAACAAGAGGTCTCCAACCGGCCCTTTCAATAGCCAAAATGGAGCTGTCCATCTCTTGCTTGCTCTTTGCAATATAGAAATGGAGCGAGCCATATCCCTCTCTCGGCTTGACGACAACCGGGAATCCAAACTCTCTGACGAACGCGTCACGCTCTTCTGGGAGCGACGAGGGCGCGCACGCAAGGCCGTTTGCCCTGCAAAATTCATAAGTTGCCCACTTGTCCCTTGCGATAGCGAGCGCCTCAAGCGGCCCCGTCAAAAGTTTTGCTCCTGTCTTCTCTATCGCCTCTTTTGCGCCTGCCAGAGCCAGCAGCTCATCGTCAGATCCGCAGAAAACCGCCTGCACGTCGTTGTCGCTGCATACCTTTGCAACGCTGTCAATATAGTCCGGCGATGACACCGGGGGAACTAGAATGCCGCTGTCGCAGCGATAAAGGCCCGCTGCAAGCGGGCTCATGTCGGCCGCAATTATTGTATACCTGATGTCTCCCTTTTTGCTTGCAAGCTTAAGCGACTTTATTATGCCTTGGGCTACAATACTGCCAGCGGCAGTCACTAGCACCCTTGCATTCATCTGAAACCATGGGATTGCTGGTTTATCTGCCTTGACAGCTATACATTATATTTTCTAGAAGCATCCTACATGCAATACATTTTAACCGCCACGCCAGATCAGTATTCCTGTTGTTGCAACTGGAGCGGTCTGCTGCAAAGGCTAATGCACCTGATTTTCTCAAGCAAATTGGGCTGGCATTAGGCGCGCTGCAGGCAGAAAGACAAAAGAAAAGCATAGCAGGCGGCAAGGTCAATGGCGGGCTAGTGGAAATACAAAAGCTGGAGAAACTTGCAGTTGTTAGCGACCTGCATGGCGATTCAAAGTCGCTCTTCCGGATCCTTTCAGAATTGAACTATGAACAGTTCCTGTCTGACCCAATGAACAAGCTTGTGTTCCTTGGCGACTATGTCGACAGGGGAAGCGATTCTATGGGGGTGATGTACGCAGTATGCCACCTCAAAAGCACGTATCCCGACTCGGTAGTGCTCATGCGGGGGAACCACGAAGCACCGGCCGAGTTCCCGTTTTCATCTCACAACCTGCCTTATGAAATCGAGGAGCGCTTTGGAAGCTGCAGCAAAGAAGTCTACCAGAGACTGCTGTCAATGTTCAAGTTGCTCACGCTTGCTACGGTGGTCAGGCAAAAGCTGCTGCTGGTCCACGGAGGGCTTCCGACTGAAAATGCGACAATGGAATCGCTAGCCACTGCACAGGAGAATCATATCAGAAGCAGGGTGCTTGAAGAGCTGCTTTGGAACGACCCGCGGCAGATCGACATCGAGCCGGGATGGGAAATGTCAAGGAGGGGGCTTGGAAGGCACTTTGGAAGCGGCGTATCGCGCATGTGGCTTCAGAGGTCAGGCGCAAAGGTGATAGTGAGAGGGCACGAGCCCTGCCAAGGGTTCAGACTGGATCACGACGGCGCTGTCATGACGCTCTTTTCATGCAAGGAGGCGTACCCAAAGTTCAAGGCCGCGTACCTGGCCTTGACTGCAGGCCAGCTTGATGATATTAATGACGCAAGAGATCTGTCGCGCTATGTCAGATTTCCAGAGTTGCTTTGATCTCTTTACACCTTTTTCGAAGCGATACTGTGGATATGTCAGCCACTTGGCATATCTCTACCTGGCGCAGGAACTCATTGCAGTTCTGCGACGCAAGGTAAATGACCGCGCCTGCGAGCGCTCTCGGGTTCT
Coding sequences within it:
- a CDS encoding ATP-grasp domain-containing protein, whose translation is MNARVLVTAAGSIVAQGIIKSLKLASKKGDIRYTIIAADMSPLAAGLYRCDSGILVPPVSSPDYIDSVAKVCSDNDVQAVFCGSDDELLALAGAKEAIEKTGAKLLTGPLEALAIARDKWATYEFCRANGLACAPSSLPEERDAFVREFGFPVVVKPREGYGSLHFYIAKSKQEMDSSILAIERAGWRPLVQKYLAGDEFTTGVTIDRNSTYAMSSISIRKMIKHGQTYKAFIDHYHSVCRSAEDVALKLGASGPINVQAKLEGEAPVVFEINPRFSATCPMRAAAGVNEPDIVFRNTVLGQEVKINSYERLVCMRYWNEVYVPYLVYEKALHGRRVEKGSFVPDYF
- a CDS encoding metallophosphoesterase family protein, which gives rise to MLQLERSAAKANAPDFLKQIGLALGALQAERQKKSIAGGKVNGGLVEIQKLEKLAVVSDLHGDSKSLFRILSELNYEQFLSDPMNKLVFLGDYVDRGSDSMGVMYAVCHLKSTYPDSVVLMRGNHEAPAEFPFSSHNLPYEIEERFGSCSKEVYQRLLSMFKLLTLATVVRQKLLLVHGGLPTENATMESLATAQENHIRSRVLEELLWNDPRQIDIEPGWEMSRRGLGRHFGSGVSRMWLQRSGAKVIVRGHEPCQGFRLDHDGAVMTLFSCKEAYPKFKAAYLALTAGQLDDINDARDLSRYVRFPELL